In Streptomyces sp. 840.1, one DNA window encodes the following:
- the ndgR gene encoding IclR family transcriptional regulator NdgR, which translates to MDNSSGVGVLDKAALVLSALESGPATLAGLVAATGLARPTAHRLAVALEHHRMVARDMQGRFILGPRLSELAAAAGEDRLLATAGPVLTHLRDITGESAQLYRRQGDMRICVAAAERLSGLRDTVPVGSTLTMKAGSSAQILMAWEEPERLHRGLQGARFTATALSGVRRRGWAQSIGEREPGVASVSAPVRGPSNRVVAAVSVSGPIERLTRHPGRMHAQAIIDSAARLSEALRRTG; encoded by the coding sequence ATGGACAACTCTAGCGGCGTCGGCGTTCTCGACAAGGCAGCTCTGGTATTGAGCGCCCTGGAGTCCGGTCCGGCCACCCTCGCCGGGCTGGTCGCGGCGACCGGGCTCGCACGACCCACGGCCCACCGGCTGGCCGTGGCACTGGAACACCACCGCATGGTGGCGAGGGACATGCAGGGCCGCTTCATTCTCGGCCCCCGGCTGTCGGAACTCGCGGCGGCGGCGGGCGAGGACCGGCTGCTCGCCACGGCGGGACCGGTGCTCACCCACCTTCGCGACATCACCGGGGAGAGCGCCCAGCTCTACCGCCGGCAGGGCGACATGCGGATCTGCGTGGCGGCGGCGGAGCGGCTCTCCGGCCTGCGGGACACCGTGCCGGTCGGCTCCACGCTCACCATGAAGGCGGGATCGTCCGCGCAGATCCTGATGGCCTGGGAGGAGCCGGAGCGCCTGCACCGGGGTCTCCAGGGCGCCCGCTTCACCGCGACGGCGCTCTCCGGTGTACGGCGCCGGGGCTGGGCCCAGTCGATCGGTGAGCGGGAACCGGGCGTCGCCTCGGTCTCGGCACCGGTGCGCGGCCCCTCGAACCGGGTGGTCGCGGCGGTATCGGTCTCCGGGCCGATCGAGCGGCTGACCCGGCACCCGGGCCGGATGCACGCCCAGGCGATCATCGACTCGGCCGCCCGGCTGAGCGAGGCACTGCGCCGCACCGGCTGA
- a CDS encoding HAD family hydrolase → MPIRAVLWDIDDTIFDYTGADSVGMRRHLESEGLPDGYDSVGQAVDAWRAITDAQWARFAVGETDFQGQRRERVRTFVARPLTDAEADAWFARHASHYEAAWSLFPDAVPALDLLAGRYRHAVLSNSSIINQDRKLRVLGVRDRFEALVCAVELGISKPEAGAFHAAVEAIGLEPQDVVYVGDHPDIDAAGAVAAGLSAVWLDRSGRGGRPELTRITGLDQLPGLLAVNTRFGAPDTFR, encoded by the coding sequence ATGCCGATCCGAGCAGTGCTCTGGGACATCGACGACACGATCTTCGACTACACCGGCGCCGACAGTGTCGGCATGCGCAGGCATCTGGAGAGCGAGGGCCTGCCCGACGGATACGACTCCGTCGGGCAGGCCGTCGACGCGTGGCGGGCGATCACCGATGCGCAGTGGGCGCGTTTCGCCGTGGGGGAGACCGATTTCCAGGGGCAGCGGCGCGAGCGGGTCCGTACCTTCGTCGCGCGGCCGCTCACGGACGCCGAGGCCGATGCCTGGTTCGCCCGGCACGCGAGCCACTACGAGGCCGCCTGGTCGCTCTTCCCCGACGCGGTGCCGGCCCTGGACCTGCTGGCCGGCCGCTACCGCCATGCCGTGCTGAGCAACTCCAGCATCATCAACCAGGACCGCAAGCTGCGCGTCCTCGGCGTGCGCGACCGCTTCGAGGCCCTGGTGTGCGCCGTGGAACTGGGCATCTCCAAGCCCGAGGCCGGGGCCTTCCACGCCGCCGTCGAGGCCATCGGGCTGGAGCCGCAGGACGTCGTGTACGTGGGCGATCACCCCGATATCGACGCGGCGGGCGCGGTGGCGGCGGGGCTGAGCGCTGTGTGGCTGGACCGGAGCGGGCGTGGCGGGCGGCCCGAACTGACCCGGATCACCGGTCTCGATCAGCTGCCCGGCCTGTTGGCGGTCAATACCCGTTTTGGAGCGCCGGACACCTTCAGGTAA
- a CDS encoding putative sulfate exporter family transporter, producing the protein MTLDTERPRPRTVRQPPKPAPGSGASTPGPVRRNAPGLALAALGLGLAEGVHALLPGVPMLTVAVVLGVVAAHLPGVRPFVRGRGRAGLSTAGKRLMRAGIVLLGLKLSVGDVIGLGWETVAMVLGVVLVAFFGIWWLGRKLGLPGDQPLLIATGYSICGASAISAVSGALGKEEDDERLAADVATSVALVTLCGTLAIAVLPLLQHPLGLDTMQFGRWVGAGVHDVGQVVATAQTAGPDALGEAVLVKLIRVAMLAPLVAGVAVAGRRRAHEASADRQATGEASSAVAGGRRPAVVPLFLLGFLAMTALRSTGLLPAGVLDAAAIAQELLLAAALFGLGTAVHLPTLARSGARTAVLGLASWVVIAAASYAGVLLTT; encoded by the coding sequence ATGACCCTGGACACCGAACGCCCCCGCCCGCGGACCGTGCGACAGCCGCCGAAGCCGGCCCCCGGAAGCGGCGCGTCCACGCCGGGCCCGGTACGCCGCAACGCACCCGGCCTGGCGCTGGCCGCCCTCGGACTCGGGCTGGCCGAGGGCGTGCACGCCCTGCTGCCCGGCGTGCCGATGCTGACGGTGGCCGTGGTGCTCGGAGTCGTGGCGGCGCACCTTCCCGGGGTCCGTCCGTTCGTACGCGGCCGGGGCCGGGCCGGGCTCTCGACGGCGGGGAAGCGGCTGATGCGCGCCGGCATCGTGCTGCTCGGGCTGAAACTCAGCGTCGGAGACGTCATCGGGCTCGGCTGGGAGACGGTGGCCATGGTGCTCGGCGTCGTCCTGGTGGCCTTCTTCGGGATCTGGTGGCTCGGCCGCAAGCTGGGCCTGCCCGGCGACCAGCCGCTGCTCATCGCCACCGGCTACTCGATCTGCGGCGCCTCGGCGATCAGCGCGGTCAGCGGCGCGCTCGGCAAGGAGGAGGACGACGAGCGGCTCGCGGCCGACGTGGCGACCTCGGTCGCCCTGGTCACCCTGTGCGGGACCCTCGCCATCGCCGTACTGCCGCTGCTGCAGCATCCGCTCGGCCTGGACACCATGCAGTTCGGCCGCTGGGTGGGCGCGGGCGTCCACGACGTCGGCCAGGTCGTGGCCACCGCCCAGACGGCCGGTCCCGACGCGCTCGGCGAGGCCGTGCTGGTCAAGCTCATCAGGGTGGCGATGCTCGCGCCGCTGGTCGCCGGGGTCGCCGTGGCCGGTCGCAGGCGGGCGCACGAGGCGAGCGCCGACCGGCAGGCGACGGGCGAGGCGTCGAGCGCTGTGGCGGGCGGACGCCGCCCGGCGGTGGTGCCGCTGTTCCTGCTCGGCTTCCTGGCGATGACGGCCCTGCGCAGCACGGGCCTGCTGCCCGCCGGAGTGCTCGACGCCGCGGCCATCGCCCAGGAACTGCTGCTGGCCGCCGCCCTCTTCGGCCTCGGCACCGCCGTCCACCTCCCGACACTCGCCCGCTCCGGCGCCAGGACGGCCGTTCTCGGACTCGCCTCCTGGGTGGTCATCGCGGCGGCGAGCTACGCGGGTGTCCTGCTCACCACCTGA
- a CDS encoding LysR substrate-binding domain-containing protein translates to MTERAENRDLGQLPLPDLQSLQLLVSVAETGSLGRAAARLLISQPSASARMRTLERRLGLQLLDRSTAGSRLTPAGAVVTDWARTVLEGATALVEGAAALRSRQDSRLRVAASLTIAEELMPGWLVTLRESAPDAHVGLTVTNSWGVVEALRRGGCDLGFIEGPRVPDDLHRSAVGRDRLAVVVAPGHPWTRRRSALTGRELADTPLLLREAGSGTRETLERALRAYDGVAVPVLELGSTAPLRSAAARGLAPAVLSALAVREDVASGRLVEVEVSPAVRLQRVLHAVWPKGRELPEPALHLLRVAKHP, encoded by the coding sequence ATGACCGAGCGCGCCGAGAACCGGGATCTCGGGCAGCTCCCGCTGCCCGATCTGCAGTCGCTGCAGCTGCTGGTCAGCGTGGCGGAGACCGGCAGCCTGGGCAGGGCGGCGGCCCGGCTGCTCATCAGCCAGCCGTCGGCCAGCGCCCGGATGCGCACACTGGAGCGCCGTCTCGGGCTGCAGCTCCTGGACCGTTCCACCGCCGGGTCCCGGCTGACCCCGGCCGGAGCAGTGGTGACCGACTGGGCGCGGACGGTGCTCGAAGGGGCCACGGCGCTGGTCGAGGGGGCCGCCGCGCTGCGTTCGCGGCAGGACAGCCGGCTGCGGGTCGCCGCCAGTCTGACCATCGCGGAGGAGCTGATGCCCGGCTGGCTCGTCACCCTGCGCGAGAGCGCACCGGACGCCCATGTCGGGCTGACGGTGACCAACAGCTGGGGCGTGGTCGAGGCACTGCGCCGGGGCGGCTGCGACCTGGGATTCATCGAGGGGCCGAGGGTCCCCGACGACCTGCACCGCTCGGCGGTGGGGCGGGACCGGCTGGCGGTCGTGGTGGCCCCCGGTCACCCCTGGACCCGCCGTCGCAGCGCCCTGACCGGACGCGAGCTGGCCGACACCCCGCTGCTGCTGCGCGAGGCGGGCTCCGGCACCAGGGAGACGCTGGAGCGGGCGCTGCGCGCGTACGACGGAGTCGCCGTCCCGGTCCTCGAACTCGGTTCCACCGCCCCGCTGCGCAGCGCGGCGGCCCGGGGTCTGGCTCCCGCCGTCCTCTCCGCGCTCGCCGTGCGCGAGGACGTGGCGTCGGGCCGTCTGGTCGAGGTCGAGGTCAGCCCGGCCGTACGGCTGCAGCGCGTCCTGCACGCGGTGTGGCCCAAGGGCCGCGAACTGCCGGAGCCGGCCCTTCACCTGCTCCGGGTGGCTAAGCACCCGTAG
- the gltX gene encoding glutamate--tRNA ligase, whose amino-acid sequence MVNGPVRVRFCPSPTGNPHVGLVRTALFNWAFARHHQGTLVFRIEDTDAARDSEESYQQLLDSMRWLGLDWDEGPEVGGPHAPYRQSQRMDIYKDVAEKLLAAGHAYHCYCTTEELDTRRDAARAAGRPSGYDGHCRDLSDAQKAAYEAEGRTSIVRFRMPDEAITFTDLVRGDITVQPENVPDYGIVRANGAPLYTLVNPVDDALMEITHVLRGEDLLSSTPRQIALYAALTELGIAKYTPAFGHLPYVMGEGNKKLSKRDPQASLNLYRERGFLPEGLLNYLSLLGWSIAEDRDIFDMDEMVAAFDIEDVNANPARFDLKKCEHVNAEHIRRLDVKTFTEACGPWLKAPFAPWAPEAFDADLFATIAPHAQTRVTVLSEITANVDFLFLDEPATDEASWAKAMKEGSYALLVTARAKLTEAEWNADALKAAVLAAGEEHGLKLGKAQAPVRVAVTGRTIGLPLFESLEILGREKTLARVDAALAKLTA is encoded by the coding sequence GTGGTTAACGGACCGGTCCGTGTACGTTTCTGTCCCTCCCCGACCGGCAACCCCCACGTGGGCCTGGTCAGGACAGCCCTCTTCAACTGGGCCTTCGCCCGGCACCACCAGGGCACCCTGGTCTTCCGCATCGAGGACACCGACGCGGCGCGCGACTCCGAGGAGTCCTACCAGCAGCTCCTGGACTCGATGCGCTGGCTCGGTCTCGACTGGGACGAGGGCCCCGAGGTCGGCGGCCCGCACGCGCCCTACCGCCAGTCGCAGCGCATGGACATCTACAAGGACGTCGCCGAGAAGCTCCTCGCCGCCGGTCACGCGTACCACTGCTACTGCACGACCGAGGAGCTCGACACCCGCCGCGACGCCGCCCGCGCCGCCGGCAGGCCGTCCGGCTACGACGGCCACTGCCGCGACCTGAGCGACGCGCAGAAGGCCGCCTACGAGGCCGAGGGCCGCACCTCGATCGTCCGCTTCCGGATGCCCGACGAGGCGATCACCTTCACCGACCTGGTCCGAGGCGACATCACCGTCCAGCCGGAGAACGTGCCGGACTACGGCATCGTCCGCGCCAACGGCGCCCCGCTCTACACGCTGGTCAACCCGGTCGACGACGCGCTGATGGAGATCACCCACGTCCTGCGCGGCGAGGACCTGCTCTCCTCCACCCCCCGCCAGATCGCGCTCTACGCGGCGCTCACCGAGCTGGGCATCGCCAAGTACACCCCCGCGTTCGGCCATCTGCCGTACGTCATGGGCGAGGGCAACAAGAAGCTCTCCAAGCGCGACCCGCAGGCCTCGCTCAACCTCTACCGCGAGCGCGGCTTCCTGCCCGAGGGGCTGCTCAACTACCTCTCGCTGCTCGGCTGGTCGATCGCCGAGGACCGCGACATCTTCGACATGGACGAGATGGTCGCCGCGTTCGACATCGAGGACGTCAACGCCAACCCGGCCCGCTTCGACCTCAAGAAGTGCGAGCACGTAAACGCCGAGCACATCCGCCGGCTCGACGTGAAGACCTTCACCGAGGCCTGCGGCCCGTGGCTGAAGGCCCCGTTCGCCCCCTGGGCCCCGGAGGCCTTCGACGCGGACCTGTTCGCGACGATCGCCCCGCACGCCCAGACCCGTGTCACGGTCCTCTCCGAGATCACGGCCAACGTCGACTTCCTCTTCCTCGACGAGCCGGCGACCGACGAGGCGTCCTGGGCCAAGGCGATGAAGGAGGGCTCGTACGCCCTGCTCGTGACGGCACGCGCCAAGCTGACCGAGGCGGAGTGGAACGCGGACGCCCTCAAGGCCGCCGTCCTGGCCGCCGGCGAGGAGCACGGCCTGAAGCTCGGCAAGGCCCAGGCCCCGGTCCGGGTGGCCGTCACCGGCCGCACGATCGGCCTGCCGCTCTTCGAGTCCCTGGAGATCCTGGGCCGCGAGAAGACCCTGGCCCGGGTGGACGCGGCACTGGCGAAGCTGACCGCCTGA
- a CDS encoding fumarylacetoacetate hydrolase family protein: protein MRIARFSIDGNVAFGAVEGDGPDGLVLDIIKGIPYAEFELSGTKVPLNKVRLLPPVLPNKVVAIGRNYAEHAAELGNEVPDVPVAFFKPTTSVIGSGDAIEYPSFSEEVHHEAELAVVIGRMCREVPRERVKDVIFGYTCANDVTARDAQKREKQWARAKGFDTSCPLGPWVETDLDPSDLAIQATVNGEQRQLGRTSEMIRSIEDLVVHITEAMTLLPGDVILTGTPAGVGPLHVGDEVAVTIEGIGTLTNKVIKRG from the coding sequence GTGCGCATCGCCAGGTTCTCCATCGACGGCAATGTCGCCTTCGGCGCCGTCGAGGGCGACGGGCCCGATGGTCTCGTCCTCGACATCATCAAGGGCATCCCGTACGCCGAGTTCGAGCTCTCCGGGACGAAGGTCCCGCTGAACAAGGTCCGGCTGCTGCCGCCCGTGCTCCCCAACAAGGTCGTGGCCATCGGCCGCAACTACGCGGAGCACGCCGCGGAACTCGGCAACGAGGTCCCCGACGTCCCCGTCGCCTTCTTCAAGCCCACCACCTCGGTGATCGGCTCCGGCGACGCCATCGAGTACCCCTCCTTCTCCGAAGAGGTGCACCACGAGGCCGAACTGGCCGTGGTCATCGGCCGGATGTGCCGCGAGGTGCCCCGCGAGCGGGTCAAGGACGTCATCTTCGGCTACACCTGCGCCAACGACGTCACCGCGCGTGACGCCCAGAAGCGCGAGAAGCAGTGGGCCAGGGCCAAGGGCTTCGACACCTCCTGCCCGCTCGGCCCCTGGGTGGAGACCGACCTCGACCCCAGCGACCTCGCCATCCAGGCCACGGTCAACGGCGAGCAACGCCAGCTGGGCCGGACGAGCGAGATGATCCGCTCCATCGAGGACCTGGTCGTCCACATCACGGAAGCCATGACGCTGCTCCCGGGCGACGTGATCCTCACCGGCACCCCCGCAGGGGTCGGACCCCTGCACGTCGGCGACGAGGTCGCCGTCACCATCGAAGGCATCGGCACTCTCACCAACAAGGTGATCAAGCGTGGTTAA
- a CDS encoding nitrate- and nitrite sensing domain-containing protein — translation MQGRFKRDGSAAAEQEPRGGTDRGSSAQHAQNPGPAAAGDTTDRAKRSGTTAGDSSDHVASPKPQGPVNTGSRVALRNWRISTRLVSLLALPVVAATTLGGLRINDSMNDIQQLEHMQLLTQMTKQATSLAQALQEERDQSAGPLSNGVPATDFKVTTPRKKTDRAKKAFFDATNEIGDTEGDEALESIHSSVQQIASQLGGIRDIRKQAFTDGSPSLQTVDAYSQLITSLLSLSQDMAQATSSPEMIKRTRALAAFSSAKEYASVQRAIIAAALPGGNDKQPELDSNDRQFGLAALRKEALARRSFELIYTTTGNSASDLTATLDDGNPEIKAADTYAKKVLDSPTSMTGTARRSYLDWYDQDSTKIQAMKQIEETLLSDMEGKARELRDESQREAIISGALILLVLGVSLVGAFVVARSMIRSLRRLQDTATRVAQDRLPELVKQLSEADPQDVDTSVESVGVHSRDEIGKVAAAFDDVHREAVRLAAEQALLRGNVNAMFTNLSRRSQGLIQRQLSLISELESREADPDQLSSLFKLDHLATRMRRNGENLLVLAGEEPGRRWTRPVPLVDVLRAAASEVEQYERIELAAVPATEVAGRVVNDLVHLLAELLENATSFSSPQTKVRVTGHALPDGRVLVEIHDTGIGLSPEDLAAINERLASPPTVDVSVSRRMGLFVVGRLSLRHGIRIQLRPSDSGGTTALVMLPVDVAHGGKMPVPKQAQGQQPAPGGLLAGGGPAPRPGLDSAPSAPGGRLPAGPGANRGQVGAGSGPRAALPARDTAGRSQNPQGQGGPSGPGAPNGRPGQPGQQGSGFQSAGFPGTGPQPRQPQDGSRQEPPRQGGGLSGAFGGGARLGARGQGDGAGRTDSGQPSLFGQRRPEQNGQGAGNGPGRQAPQGGPNQAGQGGFQQPGGPGENSRQLPPVGGPRAELPGGNPSPDAPDRGFPAPQRPQTTSWGSDEQSAPQQRSPLDAPRGHEEPESANQFQRPLSPPPLTPRRPMDDRQGPGATSEFARPDFSAPAPGAQTPDPASTAQFARPDYSRPQDQGQGRPAPFGGDRGNEDFGAPRPPEQQYRPALPQQPEALPPASGPGDGRTPLYDTLETNWFHGPQQNGQQHAQNGQQQYGQQPPAAPQPSGFPQQPAEERPAPPAPQRGPGDTTGVTSSWRASPNDELGRQAERVKKPAAGGITTSGLPRRVPRANLVPGTAQQQNHQSGPQVSRAPDDVRGRLTNLRRGIQQGRQANNGQSTGSFPIGPTHQQER, via the coding sequence GTGCAGGGACGTTTCAAGAGGGATGGCAGCGCAGCGGCCGAACAGGAGCCCCGCGGCGGGACCGACCGCGGCTCCTCGGCCCAGCACGCCCAGAACCCCGGACCGGCCGCGGCCGGCGACACCACCGACCGCGCCAAGCGCTCCGGCACGACGGCGGGCGACAGCTCCGATCACGTCGCGTCACCGAAGCCCCAGGGCCCGGTCAACACGGGATCGCGGGTAGCTCTGCGCAACTGGCGCATCAGCACGCGCCTGGTCTCCCTGCTCGCCCTCCCCGTGGTCGCGGCGACCACCCTGGGCGGCCTGCGCATCAACGACTCCATGAACGACATCCAGCAGCTGGAGCACATGCAGCTGCTGACCCAGATGACCAAGCAGGCGACCTCGCTGGCCCAGGCACTCCAGGAGGAGCGCGACCAGTCGGCCGGCCCGCTGTCCAACGGAGTCCCGGCCACCGACTTCAAGGTCACCACGCCTCGGAAGAAGACCGACCGGGCCAAGAAGGCCTTCTTCGACGCGACGAACGAAATCGGCGACACCGAGGGCGACGAGGCGCTGGAGAGCATCCACTCCAGCGTCCAGCAGATCGCCTCGCAGCTCGGCGGCATCCGCGACATCCGCAAGCAGGCATTCACCGACGGCTCCCCGAGCCTGCAGACCGTCGACGCGTACAGCCAGCTGATCACCTCGCTGCTGAGCCTCTCGCAGGACATGGCGCAGGCGACCAGCAGCCCCGAGATGATCAAGCGGACCCGCGCCCTGGCGGCCTTCTCCTCCGCCAAGGAGTACGCCTCGGTCCAGCGCGCGATCATCGCCGCGGCGCTGCCGGGCGGCAACGACAAGCAGCCCGAACTCGACTCGAACGACCGGCAGTTCGGTCTGGCGGCACTGCGCAAGGAAGCCCTGGCGCGCCGCTCGTTCGAGCTGATCTACACGACCACCGGGAACAGCGCGAGCGATCTGACCGCCACGCTGGACGACGGCAACCCCGAGATCAAGGCCGCCGACACCTACGCCAAGAAGGTGCTCGACAGCCCGACCAGCATGACCGGGACGGCCCGGCGTTCCTACCTCGACTGGTACGACCAGGACTCCACCAAGATCCAGGCCATGAAGCAGATCGAGGAGACGCTCCTCAGCGACATGGAGGGCAAGGCGCGCGAACTGCGCGACGAGTCCCAGCGCGAGGCGATCATCTCCGGTGCGCTCATCCTGCTGGTGCTCGGTGTCTCGCTGGTCGGCGCCTTCGTCGTCGCCCGCTCCATGATCCGTTCGCTGCGCCGGCTCCAGGACACGGCGACGCGCGTCGCCCAGGACCGGCTGCCCGAGCTCGTCAAGCAGCTCTCCGAGGCCGACCCGCAGGACGTCGACACCTCCGTCGAGTCGGTCGGTGTGCACTCCCGGGACGAGATCGGCAAGGTCGCCGCGGCCTTCGACGACGTGCACCGCGAGGCTGTCCGGCTCGCCGCCGAACAGGCCCTCCTGCGGGGCAACGTCAACGCGATGTTCACCAACCTCTCGCGCCGTTCGCAGGGCCTCATCCAGCGTCAGCTCTCCCTCATCTCCGAGCTGGAGTCGCGCGAGGCCGACCCGGACCAGCTGTCCTCGCTCTTCAAGCTCGACCACCTCGCGACCCGTATGCGCCGTAACGGTGAGAACCTCCTCGTCCTCGCGGGCGAGGAGCCGGGCCGCCGGTGGACCCGTCCGGTTCCGCTGGTCGACGTGCTGCGCGCCGCCGCCTCCGAGGTGGAGCAGTACGAGCGCATCGAACTGGCCGCGGTGCCCGCGACCGAGGTCGCCGGCCGGGTCGTCAACGACCTCGTGCACCTCCTCGCCGAGCTGCTGGAGAACGCCACCTCGTTCTCCTCGCCGCAGACGAAGGTCCGGGTCACCGGTCACGCACTGCCCGACGGCCGGGTGCTCGTCGAGATCCACGACACCGGCATCGGCCTCTCCCCCGAGGACCTCGCGGCGATCAACGAGCGGCTCGCGTCGCCGCCCACCGTGGACGTCTCGGTCTCCCGCCGCATGGGTCTGTTCGTGGTCGGCCGGCTGTCCCTGCGTCACGGCATCCGTATTCAGCTGCGGCCCTCCGACTCCGGCGGTACGACCGCGCTGGTCATGCTCCCCGTCGATGTCGCGCACGGCGGCAAGATGCCGGTGCCGAAGCAGGCCCAGGGCCAGCAGCCCGCTCCCGGCGGCCTGCTCGCCGGCGGCGGTCCCGCGCCCCGTCCCGGTCTCGACAGTGCTCCGTCGGCGCCCGGCGGCCGGCTCCCGGCCGGCCCGGGTGCCAACCGCGGCCAGGTCGGCGCGGGCTCCGGTCCGCGGGCCGCGCTGCCCGCCCGGGACACCGCGGGCAGGTCCCAGAACCCGCAGGGCCAGGGCGGTCCGAGCGGCCCGGGTGCGCCGAACGGCAGGCCGGGTCAGCCCGGTCAGCAGGGCTCCGGCTTCCAGAGCGCCGGGTTCCCCGGCACCGGCCCGCAGCCCAGGCAGCCGCAGGACGGCTCGCGTCAGGAGCCGCCTCGTCAGGGCGGCGGCCTCTCCGGCGCCTTCGGCGGCGGTGCCCGGCTGGGCGCCCGGGGCCAGGGCGACGGCGCCGGGCGTACGGACTCGGGCCAGCCCAGCCTGTTCGGTCAGCGTCGTCCGGAGCAGAACGGCCAGGGTGCCGGGAACGGCCCCGGCCGGCAGGCTCCGCAGGGCGGGCCGAACCAGGCGGGCCAGGGCGGCTTCCAGCAGCCCGGCGGTCCGGGCGAGAACAGCCGTCAGCTGCCCCCGGTCGGCGGTCCGCGTGCCGAACTGCCCGGTGGCAACCCCTCGCCGGACGCTCCGGACCGGGGATTCCCCGCTCCGCAGCGCCCGCAGACCACCAGCTGGGGCTCGGACGAGCAGTCCGCACCCCAGCAGCGCTCCCCGCTCGACGCCCCCCGCGGTCACGAGGAGCCCGAGTCCGCCAACCAGTTCCAGCGGCCGCTGAGCCCGCCGCCGCTCACCCCTCGCCGGCCGATGGACGACCGGCAGGGGCCGGGCGCGACCTCGGAGTTCGCCCGTCCGGACTTCTCGGCGCCCGCTCCGGGTGCGCAGACGCCGGACCCGGCGAGCACCGCGCAGTTCGCCCGCCCCGACTACAGCCGTCCGCAGGACCAGGGACAGGGACGGCCCGCGCCGTTCGGTGGCGACCGGGGCAACGAGGACTTCGGTGCTCCGCGACCGCCCGAGCAGCAGTACCGGCCGGCCCTGCCCCAGCAGCCCGAGGCGCTTCCGCCGGCCTCCGGGCCCGGCGACGGCCGCACGCCGCTGTACGACACGCTGGAGACGAACTGGTTCCACGGTCCGCAGCAGAACGGTCAGCAGCACGCGCAGAACGGCCAGCAGCAGTACGGCCAGCAGCCGCCCGCCGCGCCGCAGCCGTCCGGCTTCCCGCAGCAGCCCGCCGAGGAGCGTCCCGCTCCCCCCGCACCGCAGCGCGGTCCGGGCGACACCACCGGCGTCACGAGCTCCTGGCGCGCCTCGCCGAACGACGAACTCGGCCGGCAGGCGGAGCGGGTGAAGAAGCCCGCAGCAGGCGGAATTACCACTTCCGGTCTGCCTCGCCGGGTACCGCGTGCCAATCTGGTGCCGGGCACCGCCCAGCAGCAGAATCACCAGTCAGGTCCCCAGGTCTCGCGTGCGCCCGATGATGTGCGTGGGCGTCTTACCAATCTCCGCCGGGGCATCCAGCAGGGACGTCAGGCCAACAACGGCCAGTCGACCGGCAGTTTCCCAATCGGCCCCACTCACCAGCAGGAGCGTTAG
- a CDS encoding roadblock/LC7 domain-containing protein: MSQAAQNLNWLITNFVDNTPGVSHTVVVSADGLLLAMSEGFPRDRADQLAAVASGLTSLTAGASRIFEGGAVSQTVVEMERGFLFLMSVSDGSSLAVLAHPDADIGLVGYEMALLVDRAGTVLTPDLRAELQGSLLH, translated from the coding sequence ATGAGTCAGGCCGCGCAGAATCTGAACTGGTTGATCACCAACTTCGTGGACAACACCCCCGGGGTGTCGCACACGGTGGTGGTCTCCGCAGACGGCCTGCTGCTGGCGATGTCCGAAGGTTTCCCGCGCGACCGCGCCGACCAGCTGGCGGCAGTCGCCTCCGGTCTGACCTCGCTGACCGCGGGTGCCTCCCGGATCTTCGAAGGCGGCGCCGTCAGCCAGACCGTGGTGGAGATGGAACGCGGGTTCCTCTTCCTGATGTCCGTCTCGGACGGTTCCTCACTTGCCGTACTCGCCCATCCGGACGCCGACATCGGTCTGGTCGGATACGAGATGGCGCTGCTGGTGGACCGGGCGGGCACTGTCCTCACCCCGGACCTCCGCGCCGAGCTCCAGGGCAGCCTGCTCCACTAG
- a CDS encoding DUF742 domain-containing protein has protein sequence MTPPPASPDPYGALNHASYEGEGDQPLVRPYAMTGGRTRPRYQLAIEALVSTTADPAHLGTLLPEHQRICHLCREVKSVAEVSALLSMPLGVARILVADLAEAGMVAIHQPGNGEAGGAPDVTLLERVLSGLRKL, from the coding sequence ATGACCCCGCCACCCGCCTCACCCGATCCGTACGGCGCGCTGAACCACGCGTCGTACGAAGGTGAAGGCGACCAGCCGCTGGTTCGTCCGTACGCCATGACAGGCGGCCGGACCCGACCGCGCTACCAGCTAGCGATAGAGGCCCTGGTCAGCACCACGGCCGACCCCGCGCACCTGGGAACGCTGCTCCCCGAGCACCAGCGGATCTGCCACCTGTGCCGCGAGGTCAAGTCGGTGGCCGAGGTGTCGGCCCTGCTGTCGATGCCGCTCGGCGTGGCCCGGATTCTCGTCGCGGACCTGGCGGAAGCCGGCATGGTGGCCATCCACCAGCCGGGCAACGGAGAGGCCGGCGGCGCGCCGGATGTGACACTGCTCGAAAGGGTACTCAGTGGACTTCGCAAGCTCTAG